The DNA sequence AAGTACTCAAAGTAAATGACAGGCACGTCATCTAACGAACCTTTTCAAGGACTTCAGCAGAGAGAGTCTCTTGACTAAAACATTGTTAGTTTGAGCTGCTCCATCAGCAGAGCCTGAATACTCACATGAAGTAAGGCTTAACGATAGCGCCAGTAGACTCGACACCCTTGATGACCTCCTCAGCGAGAGCAGAGATGTGGCCGTAGGTAGAGTAGAAGGCAACGATGATGACAGGCTTCTTGACGTCAGACCTGAAGAAATGTCAGCTTACATTGCTAGACCTTCCAAAGAGCAAGCTCGTCTCTTACATTATGTATGGCTTGGATGCGATTATTGATGGACAGAGACCAGTTGGATGGGGAAACGGAAAACGAAGTCTTGATGAGGATTATTTATATTACTGCGTGGGGAGGACTAACGTCGGCGCACACTCATCGGAAGAGCGTGGGTATTGATAACCCGATATAGTAATTCTGTCTTTGGTCTTTCAGGGACAAAAACGCGTCCACCGCCCGGGGATTCTCCACCGGCGGGAGTGCTCGCGTAAGGCAAGGGAAAGCTGACCAAGCAGTAAAAAAACATTAATAAAAAGGTGCCTAGGCGCCTAACATGTCAAAAACAACACAATACTAATTTGATTAGGCAGCTGCCGCCCGAAGCCCCCATATACGTCATTCGGCAACTTCTTCCATGCTCACCATCTACGTTCGTTCGCTCTTGATTCCAACGAAGAAGTGACACTTACATCTATATTTGCAACTGCAACTTTCAACAGGCCTTCCTTGACATAATTCGCTATGGGCTTCTTCGACTTAttctcgtcctcgtccgTTGTCCCTGTCAACACCGACATTCCCAAACCACGTTCCGACGCGTCAGTCAATGCCCCTCCACCAGACCAGCACAAGACTGTTGCACAGTTCATCCAGGTCAGTATCTACCTACGGTTATTGCGAGCTATACCTAACTGAATGAAATATCACAACGTAGGAGGCTCCGGCTGCCAAGTACTTTTTTGACTCAAGAAGGAATGAGGATCAAGCAGACACTGAGCTTTGTCGATTAACACCTAACGGAGGGAGAAGCTGCGTCAAGGTTGCTATGCATAGTGCAGCTCTTTTTAAGAGTATGCAATCTCTCGGTGCGTTGAGACAATTTACTTTCAATTTTGCTAGACTTCAAACTTACTGGGTCATAGGATTCTACTGTGCTCTGCCGGCTGAACCGACACGGACCCACATGGAGTGTAATCGCCTTCCTGGCAGCAGTAGATAAGGAAGGGATCTTATGATGACAATCGTATGATGAAGGCAGATACAAATTGTTAGCCATTGAAGGGGTCAATAACATCAACGGGAAAACGTGTAAACATGCATCATTGTCACTCGAGATGGATGACAGACATTCCAAAGATTGACACTATTAATCACTTTATCAGCATGTCGGGGACAGTTGACATATTTTGCATAAAGGACAGGATACACATGTAAGATAGAAAAGAATAACTGACAACCAAGAATCTATATTGAGGAGAATTATAATGCACAAAAGTCCACAAGAGTACCTACAGGTCAGTCCCGGCAAAGGAAAATTTTAAACTATTGAAGAGCTagtcttctcttcattcatcatgGATGGTAAATACAACGCGTCTGCGGTTTCCTCATCGTACTTGCTCTCTTGCGTTGTCACGCTAGGCGTGATCTCAACCCTGTCCAAACCCCTGTTGATGGCCCAATGACTATTTTTCCCCAAGGCGGGTGCATGGAGCATCTCTTCCAAAGAAATATCCATGTCTTTGGGGGTAGTGGGAGAGATAGGACCGGTTGTAGCAGAGGAATAGGTACCAGTGGCGTTGGAGCGAGACAGGCCAGTGTCGACGGAACCCAGCTTGTGAATACGGGAAGTGCGGGATTCGGGTATGCAGGGGAAAATTTTGCGAACAATATTGGAATAGAAGCGTTTGGTCTCGGTGCCTATCTCTTATAAGCCGACACCAGTTTGGTGGATAAAGAATAGACTCACTTGTGGCGAAGCACATGAAAAAAACATAGCTGCAGGCAACCACGgtgaaaaaagaaagatgcAAAGTCAACCTCCCGCTCGTCGTCGTGGAAGACCATTCGATACTCTCTATTTTGCTCAAGTTGTGAAAAGGGGCACCCCTATGGCCCATGGGTTGAGGTCCGTTTTGGAAAGACATGAGGTTGAAAATGGCCCGAAGGCCGCAAGTGCCCACTTCAGACACGGTGAGGAACATGAGACGGTAAAACTGGTCTCGATTGACGGAAGCATCAGAGGCAATAAGCGAAAGCATCTGTTGTCTACGGAGGTAGATGTTAACGAGAGCCATGACTAAATATTTGTGTGTGAGCCGCATTTCACAAAGCTCATGAGCGGAAACTGCTTACTGGTGTATACAACCACAGTAACGGCAATCAAAATGGGGACAATAGCCATCCAGATAACGCCCCAAGCGTTCCAATAGGTTGCAGCTTGAGGCCCCAATCGCTCTACAATATAGAATCTTCGGTCCATATTGCTCAAGTGAACCAGATATCCAATTACGGGGGCGCCGATGGTGACTGAGATATCGAAAATGCGGTGGCGCTtacgagaggaagaatcaTACAGCGGGGAATGGGGTCGCAAAGACGTAAAGGATTCAAGCTGTTTAGCGAGGACCAGGTGGGCAGTTGGAAGAGCATAATTGTACGCGACTGAATATACTCAGCGATGCCATAAGCacagaaggaaagaaagaataaAACCTACCTATGATTAGAG is a window from the Cryptococcus neoformans var. neoformans JEC21 chromosome 2 sequence genome containing:
- a CDS encoding pheromone receptor 1, putative — encoded protein: MAFAHPEYLVPSVIALVLALYPLPWHLRTGNIATLSMIFWMTLLNIVHIVNCIVWVDNSAPRAKWWGDISALIIVAYNYALPTAHLVLAKQLESFTSLRPHSPLYDSSSRKRHRIFDISVTIGAPVIGYLVHLSNMDRRFYIVERLGPQAATYWNAWGVIWMAIVPILIAVTVVVYTIMALVNIYLRRQQMLSLIASDASVNRDQFYRLMFLTVSEVGTCGLRAIFNLMSFQNGPQPMGHRGAPFHNLSKIESIEWSSTTTSGRLTLHLSFFTVVACSYVFFMCFATSTETKRFYSNIVRKIFPCIPESRTSRIHKLGSVDTGLSRSNATGTYSSATTGPISPTTPKDMDISLEEMLHAPALGKNSHWAINRGLDRVEITPSVTTQESKYDEETADALYLPSMMNEEKTSSSIV